Proteins found in one Venturia canescens isolate UGA chromosome 6, ASM1945775v1, whole genome shotgun sequence genomic segment:
- the Klp31E gene encoding kinesin-like protein KIF21A isoform X2, with amino-acid sequence MADESSVRVAVRIRPQVARELIDMCRICTQVPPGEPQVFLGPDKAFTYDHVFDTGVGQELIYDSCVARLVEGALDGYNATVLAYGQTGSGKTYTMGTGFDVELDDNVVGIIPRAIRHLFDGIADKQERARERAQMAPKFKVTAQFLELYNEDLKDLLEPGGPRGGARIHEDTAGNIHLTGVEPRTVTSPEQALEYLRLGALSRTTGSTQMNTQSSRSHAIFTLYIKQQRCIRVEDPDADVDTSATDATNELETLTAKFHFVDLAGSERLKRTGATGDRAKEGISINCGLLALGNVISALGDKTKKALHVPYRDSKLTRLLQDSLGGNSQTVMIACVSPSDRDFMETLSTLKYANRARNIKNKVTINQDKSSRTIASLRREIQELQLELMEYKQGKRVVGEDGVNDAWHENQMLNSELQSLRTRVKALSETVQALTAKNALLLTEKAAGQWVASSGGNDDQVTSLVLGYVQEIEELRARLLDAEAMYQQLKKRQMQVHGGNSYSDSSYAFQGDSSSVLVEAKKELQKERDALAALKEQQSQSTGMSIRVDDDDVEADNTENGQESLSEDDTDDDSDRKEEDEQEEVMGRELEALTSDIDVKQRLIQELELSQRRLQTMKQHYEDKLAQLQARIRNTQEERDKVLSSLQQQPAPPTEKVKKLRDEYEKKLSSMQKEVRLLQSAKKEHARLLKSQSQNENRLQGLKNELAEMKRAKVKLLHKMREEAQRHKENELRRNREIAQLRKESRRNANMIRTLEADKRMKEVVLRRKQEEVTALRKRDRGLSKQVAGRAPVKQTNPKALKQRWLTFERTITKQALAKQASTDAEWEMERLLQEREDLGGELERLQKQRDATAAAKDDTADLDEEIDNVKSKISYLQDTIEELQRDMMEMGDGEAEGEPGVEALISTIRSIDEAQYLLQRMFAFTVEQSCSAAQRQVEVRDMESRLNQVAQESDVQHQLLEHVLRDRNLLSLTNEHHQTNPIAYSPPSSRSSSPDNECYSQLSSVETKQKSNKVRRRTTQAQELLYGINSVTDSLKIDEQNQNHNHPLTRVPSAPGSLKGLVLTRGSHGSSVVGSPTLARRDSTSPRPLRRHLHPGGGSMEQVAHTEASPPGSPTIYRRFNSREENVFSRLTATRQPLPSDPQPTKGVISQFPGKVQPKAPLQCTHVAEGHSKAVLAIFATEDLLFSGSKDRTVKVWDLGTGLENLTLSGHPNNVVAVKYSVAHRLLFSVSAAYVKVWDLRAGNNCIKTLFSSGQTQGGPISLATPSRTLQVPVGETTINDLALSLDDTELYTASIDKVRVWDLRKLTYTGRLSTPHTAAVMCLAVSQDGRVITGSKDHLISLVETCTSGQSVSLAPPHYDGVECLAVNGSTLFSGSRDMCIKRWDLSRMELVQSLNNAHKDWILGLCTMNAGSVMVSGCRGGILRAWSVPKDLNGECSLLGEVRAHASAINSVVTNQQHVFTASNDGSIRLWSYYKRDHPRTFQRSNSLKC; translated from the exons ATGGCTGATGAGTCCAGTGTCAGGGTCGCCGTTCG GATCCGGCCTCAAGTGGCGAGGGAGCTGATCGACATGTGCCGGATTTGTACCCAAGTACCACCGGGCGAGCCTCAAGTGTTCCTCGGCCCGGACAAGGCGTTTACTTACGACCATGTATTCGACACCGGCGTCGGCCAGGAGCTAATATACGATTCCTGTGTGGCGCGACTGGTCGAGGGGGCACTCGACGGCTACAACGCGACGGTGTTGGCCTACGGTCAAACCGGCTCGGGCAAAACGTACACAATGGGCACGGGCTTCGACGTTGAGCTGGACGATAACGTTGTTGGCATTATTCCAAGAGCCATTAGGCATCTTTTCGATGGCATTGCTGACAAACAGGAACGCGCGAGAGAGCGAGCTCAAATGGCGCCGAAATTCAAG GTGACGGCTCAATTTCTCGAGCTTTACAACGAGGATTTGAAGGACTTGCTGGAACCCGGTGGGCCTCGAGGTGGTGCGAGGATTCACGAAGATACCGCAGGCAATATACACCTGACCGGGGTCGAACCCAGAACCGTAACGAGCCCTGAACAAGCATTGGAGTATCTCCGTCTCGGTGCGCTCTCCCGTACAACCGGTTCCACCCAGATGAACACACAATCGTCCCGCTCACACGCCATATTTACTCTGTACATTAAACAACAACGATGCATCAGAGTGGAGGATCCTGATGCGGATGTCGATACCAGCGCGACCGACGCCACCAATGAACTTGAAACTCTCACCGCCAAGTTCCATTTTGTTGATTTGGCTGGCTCCGAACGACTCAAGCGGACTGGGGCCACCGGGGACAGAGCCAAGGAGGGCATATCCATCAACTGTGGACTG CTCGCCTTGGGGAACGTTATTTCTGCACTTGGcgacaaaacgaaaaaagctcTACACGTGCCTTATCGTGACTCGAAGCTGACGAGGCTTCTCCAAGACTCTCTGGGTGGCAATAGCCAAACTGTCATGATTGCTTGCGTATCACCGAGCGATCGTGATTTTATGGAAACTCTGAGTACCCTCAAGTACGCCAACAGGGCGAGGAACATTAAAAACAAAGTGACGATCAATCAGGACAAGAGTTCGCGGACCATCGCCTCGTTGCGTCGAGAAATACAAGAATTACAGCTCGAACTTATGGAATATAAACAAG GTAAACGCGTGGTCGGCGAAGATGGGGTCAACGATGCGTGGCACGAGAATCAAATGTTGAACAGCGAACTGCAGAGTTTACGGACTCGAGTAAAAGCTTTGTCGGAAACTGTTCAAGCGTTAACCGCGAAGAACGCATTATTGCTGACGGAAAAAGCGGCTGGACAGTGGGTCGCTTCTTCCGGTGGGAACGATGACCAAGTAACCAGTTTAGTGCTGGGATACGTTCAAGAGATCGAAGAATTGAGAGCTCGGTTGCTCGATGCCGAAGCCATGTATCAGCAATTGAAAAAGCGTCAAATGCAG GTTCACGGAGGAAATTCCTACAGCGATTCATCTTACGCGTTTCAAGGAGATTCTAGCTCGGTTTTAGTAGAGGCTAAAAAAGAATTGCAAAAAGAGCGCGACGCGCTGGCGGCTCTCAAAGAGCAGCAGTCGCAGAGTACAGGAATGAGCATCAGGGTCGATGACGATGACGTGGAAGCCGACAATACGGAGAACGGACAGGAATCCTTGAGCGAAGACGATACGGACGACGACTCCGATCGCAAGGAAGAGGACGAACAGGAGGAAGTGATGGGGCGTGAACTGGAAGCTCTGACTTCCGACATCGACGTGAAGCAACGATTGATCCAGGAGCTGGAATTGTCGCAGCGGAGGTTGCAAACGATGAAGCAGCACTACGAGGACAAGTTGGCACAGTTGCAGGCTCGCATACGCAACACCCAGGAGGAAAGGGACAAGGTTTTGTCCTCGCTTCAACAACAGCCGGCTCCGCCAACggagaaagtgaaaaaattgcgGGACGAGTATGAGAAGAAACTGTCCTCGATGCAAAAAGAAGTGCGGCTGCTACAGTCCGCTAAGAAGGAGCACGCGAGGCTGCTCAAGAGCCAATCCCAGAACGAGAATCGGCTGCAGGGCTTGAAGAACGAACTTGCCGAGATGAAGCGCGCCAAAGTTAAGCTTTTGCACAAAATGCGCGAGGAGGCTCAGAGACACAAAGAAAATGAGCTAAGGCGGAATCGCGAGATTGCACAGTTGCGCAAAGAGAGCCGAAGGAATGCCAATATGATAAGAACCCTCGAAGCAGACAAACGCATGAAAGAAGTTGTCCTCAGGCGCAAACAGGAGGAAGTTACTGCGCTGCGAAAGCGAGACAGAGGATTGAGCAAACAAGTGGCTGGAAGAGCGCCTGTTAAACAAACTAATCCTAAGGCCTTGAAGCAACGATGGCTCACGTTTGAGCGAACAATTACGAAACAGGCGCTCGCCAAACAAGCCTCTACCGATGCCGAGTGGGAGATGGAACGATTACTACAGGAGAGAGAAGATCTCGGTGGAGAGTTGGAACGCTTACAAAAACAGCGAGACGCTACTGCAGCCGCTAAAGACGATACCGCTGATTTGGACGAAGAAATTGATAATGTCAAAAGCAAAATCAGCTACTTGCAG gACACTATAGAAGAGCTGCAGCGTGATATGATGGAAATGGGTGACGGCGAGGCCGAGGGTGAACCGGGCGTAGAAGCTCTCATATCGACGATAAGATCAATCGACGAAGCGCAATATCTGCTGCAAAGAATGTTCGCCTTTACGGTCGAGCAAAGTTGCTCCGCCGCACAGAGGCAGGTTGAAGTACGGGATATGGAATCCCGATTGAATCAAGTTGCACAGGAGAGCGATGTACAACACCAATTGCTCGAGCATGTCTTACGCGACCGCAACCTTTTGTCGCTCACCAACGAACATCATCAAACAAATCCGATAGCCTACAGCCCTCCGAGCTCGCGAAGTTCTTCGCCGGACAA CGAGTGTTACAGCCAACTGTCGAGCGtggaaacgaaacaaaaaagcaACAAAGTCAGACGACGAACAACCCAAGCACAGGAATTGTTGTACGGCATTAATTCTGTAACCGACAGCTTAAAGATCGACGAACAGAATCAAAATCACAACCATCCGTTAACGAGAGTACCTAGTGCTCCTGGAAGCTTGAA GGGCTTGGTTTTGACGCGAGGATCGCATGGTAGCAGCGTTGTAGGTTCGCCAACGTTGGCACGACGAGACAGCACGTCGCCAAGGCCTCTGCGTCGCCACTTGCACCCTGGCGGAGGTTCCAT GGAACAAGTAGCCCATACGGAAGCCTCGCCACCGGGTTCGCCGACGATCTATCGTCGTTTCAACAGCCGCGAGGAAAATGTGTTTTCCCGATTGACCGCAACGAGGCAGCCTCTGCCCTCGGATCCCCAGCCAACGAAGGGTGTAATTTCGCAGTTTCCGGGAAAAGTTCAGCCTAAAGCACCGCTGCAGTGCACCCACGTTGCCGAAGGTCACAGCAAAGCCGTTTTGGCTATTTTCGCTACTGAAGATCTGCTCTTCAGTGGGTCCAAAG ACCGAACGGTAAAAGTGTGGGACTTGGGAACAGGACTGGAGAACTTGACGTTGAGCGGTCACCCGAACAACGTGGTAGCGGTGAAATATTCGGTGGCGCATCGATTACTGTTCAGCGTTTCAGCCGCTTACGTTAAAGTCTGGGATCTTCGAGCCGGCAACAATTGCATCAAAACTTTGTTCTCATCGGGCCAGACTCAGGGCGGTCCGATATCACTCGCTACGCCCTCGAGAACGCTTCAGGTCCCAGTTGGCGAGACTACGATAAACGATCTTGCCCTGAGTCTGGACGATACGGAATTGTACACCGCCTCCATCGACAAGGTTCGCGTATGGGACTTGCGAAAATTGACTTATACCGGACGCCTGAGCACTCCGCATACCGCTGCGGTAATGTGTCTCGCCGTTTCTCAGGATGGCAGAGTTATCACCGGAAGTAAAGACCATCTCATTTCACTCGTTGAAACGTGTACTTCTGGCCAATCCGTCAGTTTAGCGCCCCCTCACTATGACGGTGTCGAGTGTCTCGCTGTTAACGGCTCCACTTTGTTCTCCG GTTCCAGGGACATGTGCATAAAACGTTGGGACTTGAGCAGAATGGAACTCGTACAGTCGTTGAACAATGCTCACAAAGATTGGATATTGGGTTTGTGCACGATGAACGCCGGTTCCGTCATGGTGTCCGGATGTCGCGGTGGAATTTTGCGTGCTTGGTCGGTGCCGAAAGATTTGAATGGCGAATGCTCGTTACTTGGTGAAGTTCGGGCACACGCTTCTGCAATAAACTCGGTTGTAACGAATCAGCAGCACGTTTTTACAGCGAGCAA CGATGGGAGTATACGTCTGTGGAGTTACTACAAGAGGGATCATCCGAGGACATTCCAGAGAAGCAATTCCCTCAAGTGCTAA
- the Klp31E gene encoding kinesin-like protein KIF21A isoform X3 has protein sequence MADESSVRVAVRIRPQVARELIDMCRICTQVPPGEPQVFLGPDKAFTYDHVFDTGVGQELIYDSCVARLVEGALDGYNATVLAYGQTGSGKTYTMGTGFDVELDDNVVGIIPRAIRHLFDGIADKQERARERAQMAPKFKVTAQFLELYNEDLKDLLEPGGPRGGARIHEDTAGNIHLTGVEPRTVTSPEQALEYLRLGALSRTTGSTQMNTQSSRSHAIFTLYIKQQRCIRVEDPDADVDTSATDATNELETLTAKFHFVDLAGSERLKRTGATGDRAKEGISINCGLLALGNVISALGDKTKKALHVPYRDSKLTRLLQDSLGGNSQTVMIACVSPSDRDFMETLSTLKYANRARNIKNKVTINQDKSSRTIASLRREIQELQLELMEYKQGKRVVGEDGVNDAWHENQMLNSELQSLRTRVKALSETVQALTAKNALLLTEKAAGQWVASSGGNDDQVTSLVLGYVQEIEELRARLLDAEAMYQQLKKRQMQVHGGNSYSDSSYAFQGDSSSVLVEAKKELQKERDALAALKEQQSQSTGMSIRVDDDDVEADNTENGQESLSEDDTDDDSDRKEEDEQEEVMGRELEALTSDIDVKQRLIQELELSQRRLQTMKQHYEDKLAQLQARIRNTQEERDKVLSSLQQQPAPPTEKVKKLRDEYEKKLSSMQKEVRLLQSAKKEHARLLKSQSQNENRLQGLKNELAEMKRAKVKLLHKMREEAQRHKENELRRNREIAQLRKESRRNANMIRTLEADKRMKEVVLRRKQEEVTALRKRDRGLSKQVAGRAPVKQTNPKALKQRWLTFERTITKQALAKQASTDAEWEMERLLQEREDLGGELERLQKQRDATAAAKDDTADLDEEIDNVKSKISYLQDTIEELQRDMMEMGDGEAEGEPGVEALISTIRSIDEAQYLLQRMFAFTVEQSCSAAQRQVEVRDMESRLNQVAQESDVQHQLLEHVLRDRNLLSLTNEHHQTNPIAYSPPSSRSSSPDNSECYSQLSSVETKQKSNKVRRRTTQAQELLYGINSVTDSLKIDEQNQNHNHPLTRVPSAPGSLKGLVLTRGSHGSSVVGSPTLARRDSTSPRPLRRHLHPGGGSMEQVAHTEASPPGSPTIYRRFNSREENVFSRLTATRQPLPSDPQPTKGVISQFPGKVQPKAPLQCTHVAEGHSKAVLAIFATEDLLFSGSKDRTVKVWDLGTGLENLTLSGHPNNVVAVKYSVAHRLLFSVSAAYVKVWDLRAGNNCIKTLFSSGQTQGGPISLATPSRTLQVPVGETTINDLALSLDDTELYTASIDKVRVWDLRKLTYTGRLSTPHTAAVMCLAVSQDGRVITGSKDHLISLVETCTSGQSVSLAPPHYDGVECLAVNGSTLFSGSRDMCIKRWDLSRMELVQSLNNAHKDWILGLCTMNAGSVMVSGCRGGILRAWSVPKDLNGECSLLGEVRAHASAINSVVTNQQHVFTASNSGDVKLWRIPETLTSMSFSTLSL, from the exons ATGGCTGATGAGTCCAGTGTCAGGGTCGCCGTTCG GATCCGGCCTCAAGTGGCGAGGGAGCTGATCGACATGTGCCGGATTTGTACCCAAGTACCACCGGGCGAGCCTCAAGTGTTCCTCGGCCCGGACAAGGCGTTTACTTACGACCATGTATTCGACACCGGCGTCGGCCAGGAGCTAATATACGATTCCTGTGTGGCGCGACTGGTCGAGGGGGCACTCGACGGCTACAACGCGACGGTGTTGGCCTACGGTCAAACCGGCTCGGGCAAAACGTACACAATGGGCACGGGCTTCGACGTTGAGCTGGACGATAACGTTGTTGGCATTATTCCAAGAGCCATTAGGCATCTTTTCGATGGCATTGCTGACAAACAGGAACGCGCGAGAGAGCGAGCTCAAATGGCGCCGAAATTCAAG GTGACGGCTCAATTTCTCGAGCTTTACAACGAGGATTTGAAGGACTTGCTGGAACCCGGTGGGCCTCGAGGTGGTGCGAGGATTCACGAAGATACCGCAGGCAATATACACCTGACCGGGGTCGAACCCAGAACCGTAACGAGCCCTGAACAAGCATTGGAGTATCTCCGTCTCGGTGCGCTCTCCCGTACAACCGGTTCCACCCAGATGAACACACAATCGTCCCGCTCACACGCCATATTTACTCTGTACATTAAACAACAACGATGCATCAGAGTGGAGGATCCTGATGCGGATGTCGATACCAGCGCGACCGACGCCACCAATGAACTTGAAACTCTCACCGCCAAGTTCCATTTTGTTGATTTGGCTGGCTCCGAACGACTCAAGCGGACTGGGGCCACCGGGGACAGAGCCAAGGAGGGCATATCCATCAACTGTGGACTG CTCGCCTTGGGGAACGTTATTTCTGCACTTGGcgacaaaacgaaaaaagctcTACACGTGCCTTATCGTGACTCGAAGCTGACGAGGCTTCTCCAAGACTCTCTGGGTGGCAATAGCCAAACTGTCATGATTGCTTGCGTATCACCGAGCGATCGTGATTTTATGGAAACTCTGAGTACCCTCAAGTACGCCAACAGGGCGAGGAACATTAAAAACAAAGTGACGATCAATCAGGACAAGAGTTCGCGGACCATCGCCTCGTTGCGTCGAGAAATACAAGAATTACAGCTCGAACTTATGGAATATAAACAAG GTAAACGCGTGGTCGGCGAAGATGGGGTCAACGATGCGTGGCACGAGAATCAAATGTTGAACAGCGAACTGCAGAGTTTACGGACTCGAGTAAAAGCTTTGTCGGAAACTGTTCAAGCGTTAACCGCGAAGAACGCATTATTGCTGACGGAAAAAGCGGCTGGACAGTGGGTCGCTTCTTCCGGTGGGAACGATGACCAAGTAACCAGTTTAGTGCTGGGATACGTTCAAGAGATCGAAGAATTGAGAGCTCGGTTGCTCGATGCCGAAGCCATGTATCAGCAATTGAAAAAGCGTCAAATGCAG GTTCACGGAGGAAATTCCTACAGCGATTCATCTTACGCGTTTCAAGGAGATTCTAGCTCGGTTTTAGTAGAGGCTAAAAAAGAATTGCAAAAAGAGCGCGACGCGCTGGCGGCTCTCAAAGAGCAGCAGTCGCAGAGTACAGGAATGAGCATCAGGGTCGATGACGATGACGTGGAAGCCGACAATACGGAGAACGGACAGGAATCCTTGAGCGAAGACGATACGGACGACGACTCCGATCGCAAGGAAGAGGACGAACAGGAGGAAGTGATGGGGCGTGAACTGGAAGCTCTGACTTCCGACATCGACGTGAAGCAACGATTGATCCAGGAGCTGGAATTGTCGCAGCGGAGGTTGCAAACGATGAAGCAGCACTACGAGGACAAGTTGGCACAGTTGCAGGCTCGCATACGCAACACCCAGGAGGAAAGGGACAAGGTTTTGTCCTCGCTTCAACAACAGCCGGCTCCGCCAACggagaaagtgaaaaaattgcgGGACGAGTATGAGAAGAAACTGTCCTCGATGCAAAAAGAAGTGCGGCTGCTACAGTCCGCTAAGAAGGAGCACGCGAGGCTGCTCAAGAGCCAATCCCAGAACGAGAATCGGCTGCAGGGCTTGAAGAACGAACTTGCCGAGATGAAGCGCGCCAAAGTTAAGCTTTTGCACAAAATGCGCGAGGAGGCTCAGAGACACAAAGAAAATGAGCTAAGGCGGAATCGCGAGATTGCACAGTTGCGCAAAGAGAGCCGAAGGAATGCCAATATGATAAGAACCCTCGAAGCAGACAAACGCATGAAAGAAGTTGTCCTCAGGCGCAAACAGGAGGAAGTTACTGCGCTGCGAAAGCGAGACAGAGGATTGAGCAAACAAGTGGCTGGAAGAGCGCCTGTTAAACAAACTAATCCTAAGGCCTTGAAGCAACGATGGCTCACGTTTGAGCGAACAATTACGAAACAGGCGCTCGCCAAACAAGCCTCTACCGATGCCGAGTGGGAGATGGAACGATTACTACAGGAGAGAGAAGATCTCGGTGGAGAGTTGGAACGCTTACAAAAACAGCGAGACGCTACTGCAGCCGCTAAAGACGATACCGCTGATTTGGACGAAGAAATTGATAATGTCAAAAGCAAAATCAGCTACTTGCAG gACACTATAGAAGAGCTGCAGCGTGATATGATGGAAATGGGTGACGGCGAGGCCGAGGGTGAACCGGGCGTAGAAGCTCTCATATCGACGATAAGATCAATCGACGAAGCGCAATATCTGCTGCAAAGAATGTTCGCCTTTACGGTCGAGCAAAGTTGCTCCGCCGCACAGAGGCAGGTTGAAGTACGGGATATGGAATCCCGATTGAATCAAGTTGCACAGGAGAGCGATGTACAACACCAATTGCTCGAGCATGTCTTACGCGACCGCAACCTTTTGTCGCTCACCAACGAACATCATCAAACAAATCCGATAGCCTACAGCCCTCCGAGCTCGCGAAGTTCTTCGCCGGACAA taGCGAGTGTTACAGCCAACTGTCGAGCGtggaaacgaaacaaaaaagcaACAAAGTCAGACGACGAACAACCCAAGCACAGGAATTGTTGTACGGCATTAATTCTGTAACCGACAGCTTAAAGATCGACGAACAGAATCAAAATCACAACCATCCGTTAACGAGAGTACCTAGTGCTCCTGGAAGCTTGAA GGGCTTGGTTTTGACGCGAGGATCGCATGGTAGCAGCGTTGTAGGTTCGCCAACGTTGGCACGACGAGACAGCACGTCGCCAAGGCCTCTGCGTCGCCACTTGCACCCTGGCGGAGGTTCCAT GGAACAAGTAGCCCATACGGAAGCCTCGCCACCGGGTTCGCCGACGATCTATCGTCGTTTCAACAGCCGCGAGGAAAATGTGTTTTCCCGATTGACCGCAACGAGGCAGCCTCTGCCCTCGGATCCCCAGCCAACGAAGGGTGTAATTTCGCAGTTTCCGGGAAAAGTTCAGCCTAAAGCACCGCTGCAGTGCACCCACGTTGCCGAAGGTCACAGCAAAGCCGTTTTGGCTATTTTCGCTACTGAAGATCTGCTCTTCAGTGGGTCCAAAG ACCGAACGGTAAAAGTGTGGGACTTGGGAACAGGACTGGAGAACTTGACGTTGAGCGGTCACCCGAACAACGTGGTAGCGGTGAAATATTCGGTGGCGCATCGATTACTGTTCAGCGTTTCAGCCGCTTACGTTAAAGTCTGGGATCTTCGAGCCGGCAACAATTGCATCAAAACTTTGTTCTCATCGGGCCAGACTCAGGGCGGTCCGATATCACTCGCTACGCCCTCGAGAACGCTTCAGGTCCCAGTTGGCGAGACTACGATAAACGATCTTGCCCTGAGTCTGGACGATACGGAATTGTACACCGCCTCCATCGACAAGGTTCGCGTATGGGACTTGCGAAAATTGACTTATACCGGACGCCTGAGCACTCCGCATACCGCTGCGGTAATGTGTCTCGCCGTTTCTCAGGATGGCAGAGTTATCACCGGAAGTAAAGACCATCTCATTTCACTCGTTGAAACGTGTACTTCTGGCCAATCCGTCAGTTTAGCGCCCCCTCACTATGACGGTGTCGAGTGTCTCGCTGTTAACGGCTCCACTTTGTTCTCCG GTTCCAGGGACATGTGCATAAAACGTTGGGACTTGAGCAGAATGGAACTCGTACAGTCGTTGAACAATGCTCACAAAGATTGGATATTGGGTTTGTGCACGATGAACGCCGGTTCCGTCATGGTGTCCGGATGTCGCGGTGGAATTTTGCGTGCTTGGTCGGTGCCGAAAGATTTGAATGGCGAATGCTCGTTACTTGGTGAAGTTCGGGCACACGCTTCTGCAATAAACTCGGTTGTAACGAATCAGCAGCACGTTTTTACAGCGAGCAA TTCTGGCGACGTCAAGCTCTGGCGAATACCCGAAACACTTACCTCCATGTCCTTTTCCACTCTTTCGCTATAA